The genomic interval TCCCCAAGGAGCCGGGGCCGAACAACGCGCTGCCGGCGCACCACTTCATGAAAACGCACCCGCGCGGCAAGGGCGGGTTCGCCGCCGACTACTACGGCATCTACTACCACGGCGTCGCCTCGACCCACATCGACGCGCTCTGCCACACCTGGGACGACGAGGCGATGTGGAACGGGCGCGACCCGCGCAAGGAGATCACGTTCGACGGCGCCCGCTTCGGCTCGATCGAGCACTGGCGCGAGGGCATCATCACCCGCGGCGTGATGCTCGACGTCCCCCGCCACCGCGGCGTGCCGTGCGTGACGCACGACGCGCCGGTCCACGGCTGGGAGCTCGACGACATCCTCGCGAAGCGCGGCGTCCGCCTGGAGCCCGGCGACGCGGTCGCCGTCTACTGCGGGCGCGAGGCCTGGCAGGCGCAGGACCCCGAGCGGCCGTACAGCCGGCCCTTCACCGTGGGCGGCGGCCAACCC from Candidatus Methylomirabilota bacterium carries:
- a CDS encoding cyclase family protein, whose translation is MPKQPLPSEKEVLGYIRERRNWGRWGKDDQVGALNLVTPAKRAAAARLVRSGRSVSLSRPFPKEPGPNNALPAHHFMKTHPRGKGGFAADYYGIYYHGVASTHIDALCHTWDDEAMWNGRDPRKEITFDGARFGSIEHWREGIITRGVMLDVPRHRGVPCVTHDAPVHGWELDDILAKRGVRLEPGDAVAVYCGREAWQAQDPERPYSRPFTVGGGQPERPGLHVSCLPFLRDHDVSVLVWDMLDHLPIGYDIPWAVHAALFAYGVGLVDNALLEPLARACVEEGRDEFMLVVSPLPVTGGTGSPANPLAVF